One Fibrobacter sp. UWB10 DNA segment encodes these proteins:
- a CDS encoding P-II family nitrogen regulator, with protein MKLITAYIQPERLNIVKQELYENKIYKMSVTNVLGCGQQRGYNQRFRGVVTEVNLLKKICLKIAVNDEFVKPCIDAIIKGARTGAIGDGKIFVTELEQCIRIRTGETGPEAIG; from the coding sequence ATGAAGCTAATCACAGCTTACATCCAACCCGAACGATTAAACATCGTAAAGCAAGAACTTTACGAAAACAAGATCTACAAGATGTCTGTCACGAACGTGCTTGGCTGCGGTCAGCAGCGCGGTTACAACCAACGTTTCCGTGGCGTGGTGACCGAGGTTAATCTGCTCAAAAAGATCTGTTTGAAGATTGCAGTGAACGACGAATTTGTCAAGCCCTGTATTGACGCCATCATCAAGGGCGCACGTACAGGCGCCATCGGCGACGGCAAGATTTTCGTCACGGAACTCGAACAGTGCATCCGTATCCGCACCGGCGAAACTGGCCCCGAGGCAATCGGATAA
- a CDS encoding porin family protein, whose protein sequence is MKNIFFASLVAVLGLGVQSFAQDDDYAQDQDDQVEYATKTASYDTEEDDGYGNPVQPQEEPAAVRTETQTQSSNSSSGNPFFDKAFNLAWRLGIGFNGLHDTPEASEYTKLGAEDPNDGWAGANVELGLFSQIHINSMFSIVPELQFTFRFLSQTQDEFYTWYYGYVKEELNLYIFDLDIPVTFRFNPVHFFYVEAGAQLAFNLGSGSDRTWSDADGKEITSDDTDFNWSSESMFVSLVFGLGATFEMHNKNYDVGLRVVYDLTNLHKDNKDLVYPPNSTATTQPAVIENNSKVWAVQLVIGYWFL, encoded by the coding sequence ATGAAGAACATCTTTTTCGCCTCGTTAGTCGCCGTTCTTGGCCTGGGGGTACAGTCTTTTGCCCAGGATGACGATTATGCTCAGGATCAGGATGATCAGGTCGAATACGCCACCAAGACCGCATCCTATGATACTGAAGAAGACGATGGTTACGGCAATCCTGTACAGCCGCAGGAAGAACCTGCTGCAGTGCGTACTGAAACTCAGACGCAGTCCAGCAATTCTTCTTCTGGCAATCCCTTCTTTGACAAGGCTTTCAACCTCGCTTGGCGCTTGGGTATCGGCTTTAACGGCTTGCACGATACGCCGGAGGCTAGTGAATACACTAAGCTTGGCGCGGAAGACCCCAACGATGGTTGGGCAGGCGCTAATGTTGAACTCGGTCTTTTCTCCCAGATTCACATTAACTCCATGTTCAGCATTGTTCCGGAACTCCAGTTCACCTTCCGTTTCCTTTCTCAGACTCAGGATGAATTCTACACCTGGTACTATGGTTATGTGAAGGAAGAATTGAACCTTTACATCTTCGACCTCGATATTCCGGTGACCTTCCGTTTCAACCCGGTTCACTTCTTCTATGTTGAAGCTGGTGCTCAGCTCGCCTTCAACTTGGGTAGCGGCAGCGATCGCACTTGGAGCGATGCCGATGGTAAGGAAATCACTTCTGATGACACGGACTTCAACTGGTCTTCTGAATCGATGTTCGTTTCCTTGGTGTTCGGCCTCGGTGCAACCTTCGAAATGCACAACAAGAACTACGATGTCGGTCTCCGCGTTGTCTATGACTTGACCAACCTCCATAAGGACAACAAGGATCTGGTTTATCCGCCCAATTCTACCGCTACTACCCAGCCCGCTGTTATCGAAAACAACTCTAAGGTTTGGGCCGTTCAGCTCGTGATTGGCTACTGGTTCCTGTAA
- a CDS encoding VWA domain-containing protein, with amino-acid sequence MLTRKSKFFLMAGIAALCISCSDDSNSLNASDSGKDDDKVADKTVIPNPNIETADGATFETKGKRAYNDYGTFEEATVAYDSYDGDAKMVRTVDVYTTDAPSVAPGSIADEYIPSDYAPGEYGGDIGGEYGGEFNGKTYGLLTASEWNDLDNWSAWGEILTGEFSTKTGYWKFYPHTLAAVKVVDENGTGLANVSVELLNGDDVEFATKTDNSGLAYCWVKLFEDATQETVNAEDFSLKVNGKVSEAPVEFSLLSGEFKINTITSDAKQADAKADVAFIVDATGSMGDEIRFLQSDVSYIIDHASSETNVALRTAVVFYRDEGDQYLTRGKDFSTDVANTQAFIGEQSANGGGDYPEAVHSALEATLQNFSWNESARARIAFLILDAPAHHQDSIIESLQKSITFYAKNGIKIIPVAASGVDKDTESMLRFFDIVTGGTYVFLTDDSGIGYSHIEASVGDSDVEKLADLMLRLIKKYVE; translated from the coding sequence ATGCTTACCCGCAAATCCAAATTCTTTTTAATGGCAGGAATTGCCGCCTTGTGCATATCCTGCAGCGACGACAGCAACAGCCTAAACGCTAGCGACTCGGGCAAAGACGACGACAAAGTCGCCGACAAAACAGTCATCCCCAATCCAAACATTGAAACGGCAGACGGCGCCACCTTTGAAACCAAAGGTAAAAGAGCTTACAACGACTATGGCACCTTCGAAGAGGCTACAGTCGCTTACGACTCATACGATGGTGATGCCAAGATGGTCCGCACAGTCGACGTCTATACGACAGACGCGCCTTCCGTCGCTCCCGGAAGTATCGCAGATGAATACATTCCCTCAGACTACGCCCCCGGCGAATATGGCGGAGACATCGGCGGAGAATACGGCGGCGAATTTAACGGAAAAACCTACGGCCTGCTCACGGCTTCTGAATGGAACGATTTGGACAATTGGAGTGCCTGGGGTGAAATCTTGACAGGCGAATTTTCCACCAAAACTGGCTACTGGAAATTCTACCCGCACACACTCGCTGCAGTAAAGGTGGTTGACGAAAACGGCACCGGTTTGGCCAACGTTTCCGTAGAACTTCTTAACGGCGATGACGTAGAATTTGCCACCAAGACCGACAACTCAGGCCTCGCCTACTGCTGGGTAAAATTATTTGAAGACGCTACCCAAGAAACCGTAAATGCCGAAGACTTCTCGTTGAAAGTCAACGGCAAGGTTTCCGAAGCCCCCGTCGAATTTTCCCTCTTAAGCGGCGAATTCAAGATTAACACGATTACCAGCGACGCCAAGCAAGCCGACGCCAAAGCAGATGTAGCCTTTATTGTTGACGCCACCGGCTCCATGGGCGACGAAATCCGATTCCTCCAATCGGACGTGAGCTACATTATAGACCACGCCTCTTCGGAAACCAATGTTGCATTACGTACGGCTGTCGTATTCTACCGTGACGAAGGCGATCAATACCTTACCCGCGGCAAGGACTTTTCCACCGATGTAGCAAACACGCAGGCATTCATCGGTGAACAGAGCGCTAACGGTGGCGGAGACTACCCCGAAGCCGTGCACTCCGCACTCGAAGCCACGTTGCAGAACTTCTCCTGGAACGAATCGGCCCGCGCACGCATCGCCTTCTTGATTCTTGACGCCCCTGCACACCATCAGGACAGCATCATCGAAAGTCTCCAAAAGTCCATTACCTTCTACGCCAAGAACGGCATCAAGATTATCCCCGTAGCCGCAAGCGGCGTCGACAAGGACACTGAATCCATGTTACGATTCTTCGACATTGTCACGGGCGGCACCTACGTATTCCTCACCGACGACAGCGGTATCGGCTATTCCCATATCGAAGCTTCCGTGGGCGATTCCGACGTAGAAAAACTCGCCGACCTGATGTTACGACTGATCAAGAAATACGTAGAATAG
- a CDS encoding GGDEF domain-containing protein has protein sequence MDNYKKFVADLPVNSAEFFTAITHAATELYISMHVLDLETNTAFPIKSNEFIDKFMKCGSTLQESITNIMTNLACPESVEIIKNFTILSTLPERLKDTNVISEIFHGKIHGWSKAIFVRVGDDKPLRRVLYLVENVNAQMTKLEQEKELLEQNRKQQNMINALMNGYASVASVDFVTDKVEIFRTSDRIKSAIGSTKEPPTFKALVEKLLNTTVLEEDRDSLRKVADESYIKEYLPVGNSLSKIFHNEHGQYVEMKVVRTGEETTVFGFTDKTNEITEINDKIYRDSLTQVMNRKYFDDKLASQNCQAVVMADIDFFKDVNDNHGHQCGDVALTAVASILSSSVRNLDHVVRYGGDEFLISFKGISHEVLKVRLEQMRAKAEKIVLKDYPNVKLTMSFGGTFGDGTVSDMLSFADKALYISKKKRNCVSLVPFEEKG, from the coding sequence ATGGACAATTACAAAAAATTTGTAGCAGACCTTCCTGTGAACTCTGCGGAGTTTTTCACAGCTATAACTCACGCCGCCACAGAACTGTACATTTCGATGCATGTACTTGATCTTGAGACCAATACGGCGTTCCCTATCAAGAGTAACGAATTCATCGACAAGTTCATGAAATGCGGTAGCACTCTACAAGAAAGTATTACCAATATCATGACGAACCTTGCCTGCCCAGAAAGTGTTGAAATCATCAAGAACTTTACAATCCTTTCAACATTGCCGGAGCGCCTGAAAGATACAAATGTTATTTCAGAAATTTTCCATGGAAAGATTCACGGTTGGAGCAAGGCGATATTTGTACGCGTTGGTGACGATAAGCCACTACGTCGAGTCCTATACCTTGTCGAAAACGTGAACGCACAAATGACAAAGCTGGAACAAGAGAAAGAACTCTTGGAACAGAACCGAAAGCAACAAAACATGATCAACGCGCTCATGAACGGATACGCCTCCGTTGCCAGTGTCGATTTTGTAACGGACAAGGTGGAAATTTTCCGCACTAGCGATCGAATCAAAAGCGCTATTGGCTCTACGAAAGAACCACCGACCTTCAAAGCACTTGTTGAAAAGCTCCTCAACACGACGGTTCTTGAAGAAGATCGGGACAGTCTCAGAAAAGTGGCTGACGAATCCTATATTAAAGAATACCTGCCAGTCGGCAATAGTTTGTCAAAAATATTTCACAACGAACACGGTCAGTATGTTGAAATGAAGGTGGTGCGAACTGGCGAAGAAACAACCGTATTCGGTTTTACCGACAAAACTAACGAAATCACAGAAATCAACGATAAAATCTACAGGGATTCGTTGACTCAAGTGATGAATCGTAAGTATTTCGACGACAAACTCGCATCACAGAATTGCCAAGCGGTCGTAATGGCAGACATTGACTTTTTCAAAGATGTCAATGATAATCACGGCCACCAGTGTGGTGACGTAGCCCTTACCGCCGTAGCATCGATACTGAGTTCATCGGTTCGTAATTTGGACCACGTCGTACGTTATGGCGGCGACGAATTCTTAATCTCGTTCAAGGGCATCAGTCATGAAGTGCTGAAAGTCAGACTTGAACAGATGCGTGCCAAGGCAGAAAAAATCGTACTGAAAGATTACCCGAACGTAAAGTTAACGATGAGCTTTGGCGGGACATTCGGCGACGGAACCGTTTCGGACATGCTCTCTTTTGCCGACAAGGCGCTCTACATATCAAAGAAAAAACGAAACTGTGTTTCCCTAGTTCCGTTTGAAGAAAAAGGTTAA
- the bioA gene encoding adenosylmethionine--8-amino-7-oxononanoate transaminase, whose product MNRLLDFDSEHLWHPYAALKNTPARFLAKSAHGTTIETADGLKLIDAVSSWWCMAHGHNAPEIVEAIQKQSEKMCHVMFGGFTHEPAIELGEKLVNFLPEGLNKIFFADSGSIAVECSAKMAVQYQHSLGRSERCKLVALKGGYHGDTAGAMALSDPDGMHTLFRGIMPHHYFAERPNCRFDEAWNLSDFASMERVVEEHKDEIAAVICEPVFQGGNGMWLYNAGYLKALRELCDRYGILLILDEIASGFYRTGPRFAMEHAGIKPDIMCIGKALTGGSITMAACVASEKVAETITNSKIPAFMHGPTYMANPLACAAGIASLSLFESRNYATSVARIEKRLKQNLEPLRALENAADVRVLGAIGVLELKAKPSANDILRVIRETGVWLRPFCNYVYTMPPLITTDSEVDRICEAIKMIGDCEPAPVVEGEDEFHE is encoded by the coding sequence ATGAACAGGCTACTTGATTTTGATAGCGAGCATTTGTGGCACCCGTATGCGGCGCTGAAGAATACTCCGGCCAGGTTCCTTGCAAAATCCGCTCATGGAACGACGATTGAAACGGCCGACGGTTTGAAACTGATTGATGCGGTATCGAGTTGGTGGTGCATGGCGCACGGGCATAATGCCCCTGAAATCGTCGAGGCGATTCAGAAGCAGAGCGAAAAGATGTGCCATGTGATGTTCGGCGGTTTTACGCACGAGCCCGCGATTGAACTCGGCGAAAAACTGGTGAATTTTTTGCCGGAAGGTCTCAACAAGATTTTCTTTGCGGATTCGGGAAGCATCGCCGTGGAATGTAGCGCCAAGATGGCGGTGCAGTACCAGCATTCGCTGGGCCGCTCGGAGCGTTGCAAGTTGGTCGCCTTGAAGGGCGGCTACCACGGCGATACTGCTGGCGCGATGGCGCTTTCTGACCCTGACGGAATGCATACGCTTTTCCGCGGGATCATGCCGCATCATTATTTTGCGGAACGCCCGAACTGCCGCTTTGACGAGGCTTGGAATCTATCTGATTTCGCTTCGATGGAACGCGTTGTCGAGGAACATAAGGATGAAATCGCTGCCGTGATTTGCGAGCCCGTGTTTCAGGGCGGAAACGGCATGTGGCTTTATAACGCAGGCTACCTGAAGGCGCTTCGCGAACTTTGCGACCGTTATGGCATCCTGTTGATTCTGGATGAAATTGCTTCGGGATTTTACCGCACGGGCCCGCGTTTTGCGATGGAGCATGCTGGCATTAAGCCGGACATTATGTGTATCGGCAAGGCGCTTACGGGTGGAAGCATTACGATGGCTGCCTGCGTTGCATCCGAGAAGGTTGCTGAAACAATTACGAATAGCAAAATTCCTGCCTTTATGCATGGCCCCACTTATATGGCAAACCCGTTGGCGTGTGCCGCGGGAATCGCTTCGCTTTCGCTGTTTGAAAGTCGCAATTATGCCACGAGCGTTGCTCGGATCGAAAAGCGCTTGAAGCAGAATCTGGAACCGCTCCGTGCGCTTGAAAATGCGGCCGATGTACGAGTGCTTGGCGCTATCGGTGTCTTGGAATTGAAGGCGAAACCTTCGGCGAACGATATTCTGCGCGTGATTCGCGAAACCGGCGTGTGGCTCAGGCCTTTCTGCAATTACGTTTATACGATGCCTCCGCTTATTACGACCGATTCTGAAGTTGACCGCATTTGCGAAGCCATCAAGATGATTGGTGATTGTGAACCCGCGCCTGTCGTAGAAGGTGAAGATGAATTTCACGAATAA
- a CDS encoding 6-carboxyhexanoate--CoA ligase: MEYYSLKMRASQQVGEGEQKHEQHISGAERIVGRDSVEAVCTAMVRRAMTHSKGDPDFINVKIEKVCENDIRILKALPVTRIDVDTWQEGLDKAFGLITPLMGSGCGLREKLQELLRATFPMRGAMLYDIATGERLEPDHERGVRATYMDALRSSEVDGCKNHFNEAIVLATKVANAPGMVAEFCVSDDPNYVTGYVASKELGYVRIMKMKEMGDENGGRIFLFDSRKASAEECIEYLQKKKVLVDVGA; this comes from the coding sequence ATGGAATACTATAGCTTGAAAATGCGAGCCTCGCAGCAAGTGGGCGAAGGCGAACAGAAACACGAACAGCATATTTCCGGTGCAGAACGCATTGTGGGCCGGGATTCCGTAGAGGCTGTGTGTACGGCGATGGTGCGACGCGCCATGACGCATTCCAAGGGCGACCCGGATTTTATCAACGTGAAAATCGAAAAGGTTTGCGAAAATGATATCCGGATTTTGAAGGCTTTGCCCGTGACGCGTATCGATGTAGATACGTGGCAGGAAGGACTGGACAAGGCTTTTGGACTGATTACCCCGCTGATGGGTTCTGGTTGCGGGCTTCGCGAAAAGTTGCAGGAACTTTTGCGCGCTACATTCCCGATGCGTGGTGCGATGCTTTACGACATTGCGACGGGCGAGCGTCTGGAACCTGACCACGAACGCGGTGTGCGTGCGACTTACATGGATGCGTTGCGTTCAAGCGAAGTTGATGGTTGCAAGAATCATTTTAACGAAGCGATTGTACTTGCGACCAAGGTGGCGAATGCGCCCGGAATGGTGGCGGAATTTTGTGTGAGTGATGACCCGAATTATGTGACGGGCTATGTCGCGAGCAAGGAACTCGGCTATGTGCGCATCATGAAGATGAAGGAAATGGGCGACGAAAACGGAGGTCGCATTTTCTTGTTTGATTCGCGTAAGGCTTCTGCCGAAGAATGCATCGAGTACTTGCAGAAGAAAAAAGTTTTGGTGGATGTCGGAGCATGA
- the bioF gene encoding 8-amino-7-oxononanoate synthase, whose product MSRILDIFTKDALEAARANNTYRSMRLMETPESSRVKIRMPDGALQGQILLASNSYLDLANIDELKQAMAQAVLEWGTGSGGARLTTGNKTPHQELEEFIAKFKGEESAITFNTGYMANVGTISALCGKNDFIFSDELNHASIIDGIRLSRAKCFVYKHNDMADLQRVIQEAEKSRTGESALPAPRKLIVTDAVFSMDGDLANLSELIRIAKENDCLLMIDEAHATGVLGKTGRGLAEHYGCAHADVTVGTLSKAVAAEGGFVAGPKQLTEFLKNKSRSFIFTTAMAPAVAAAACNNLRYIDTHPERVQNLRDNVKFFCEALQREGVNVEQSPSAIVPIVIGDEAKAMQISAKLQEQGILIPAIRYPTVAKGQARLRASLMATHTREQLQIAATTIAQIIKKL is encoded by the coding sequence ATGAGTCGCATTCTTGACATTTTTACGAAAGACGCTTTGGAAGCGGCGCGGGCGAATAACACTTATCGCTCGATGCGCTTGATGGAGACGCCTGAATCGTCGCGGGTGAAAATCCGTATGCCCGATGGCGCTTTGCAGGGACAGATTCTTCTGGCGTCCAATTCTTATCTGGATCTTGCCAACATCGATGAACTTAAGCAGGCGATGGCCCAGGCTGTCTTGGAGTGGGGAACAGGTAGCGGCGGCGCTCGGCTTACGACGGGCAACAAAACTCCGCATCAGGAACTGGAAGAATTTATCGCCAAATTCAAGGGCGAAGAATCTGCCATTACGTTCAATACGGGCTACATGGCGAACGTCGGCACGATTTCGGCTTTGTGCGGCAAGAACGACTTTATCTTTAGCGATGAACTGAACCACGCCAGCATTATCGACGGTATTCGCCTTTCTCGTGCCAAGTGCTTTGTCTATAAGCATAATGATATGGCGGATTTGCAGCGGGTGATTCAAGAAGCGGAAAAGTCTAGAACGGGCGAGTCTGCGTTGCCGGCCCCTCGTAAGCTTATTGTGACCGATGCTGTTTTCAGTATGGACGGCGACCTTGCGAATCTGTCGGAACTCATACGCATTGCGAAAGAAAATGATTGTCTCTTGATGATTGATGAAGCACACGCCACGGGCGTGCTCGGCAAGACCGGTCGCGGACTTGCCGAACACTACGGCTGTGCTCACGCCGATGTAACCGTAGGAACATTGAGCAAAGCCGTCGCCGCCGAAGGCGGCTTCGTGGCGGGTCCGAAGCAGTTGACTGAATTTCTAAAAAACAAGTCTCGCAGCTTTATTTTCACGACCGCGATGGCTCCTGCTGTTGCCGCAGCAGCCTGCAATAACTTGCGCTACATCGACACGCATCCTGAACGCGTTCAAAATTTGCGCGATAACGTGAAATTTTTCTGCGAAGCATTGCAACGCGAAGGCGTGAACGTAGAACAGTCTCCATCGGCGATTGTGCCGATTGTCATCGGTGACGAAGCGAAGGCGATGCAGATTTCTGCAAAACTTCAGGAGCAGGGGATCTTGATTCCTGCGATTCGTTATCCGACAGTCGCCAAGGGGCAAGCCCGCCTGCGTGCAAGCCTGATGGCTACACATACGCGAGAACAACTCCAGATCGCAGCAACAACCATCGCTCAAATCATAAAAAAGCTTTGA
- the bioD gene encoding dethiobiotin synthase, whose product MTLKNLSSLVSRLSSKSKGYFVTATGTDVGKTFVTALLVKKWRDSGIDAGYYKAALSGAELRDGKWVAGDADYVKRIAGLSDSQEQLVSYVYKEAVSPHLAARKEGNPVELTKVKADFDAACARHEFIFAEGSGGIICPIRYDDQKIFLEDIIKTVNLPILVVTTAALGSINACVLTVEYARSRGLDIRGLIVNRYGSSGNLEMEDDNIRMMQDLTDLEILVKIKDGDTDLGVQPF is encoded by the coding sequence ATGACCCTCAAAAATCTCTCGTCTCTCGTCTCTCGTCTTTCGTCTAAATCCAAGGGATATTTCGTTACAGCGACCGGAACCGATGTCGGTAAAACATTTGTGACCGCCCTTCTCGTTAAAAAGTGGCGCGATTCCGGCATCGATGCGGGCTACTACAAGGCTGCCCTCAGCGGCGCAGAACTCCGCGACGGCAAATGGGTTGCCGGTGACGCCGATTACGTGAAACGCATTGCAGGTCTCTCTGATTCGCAAGAACAGCTCGTGAGCTATGTCTATAAAGAAGCTGTCTCTCCGCATCTCGCGGCACGCAAAGAAGGGAATCCCGTGGAGTTGACGAAGGTCAAAGCCGATTTTGATGCTGCCTGCGCTCGCCACGAATTCATTTTTGCCGAAGGCAGCGGGGGAATCATTTGCCCCATCCGCTATGATGACCAGAAGATTTTCCTTGAAGACATTATCAAGACTGTGAACCTCCCGATTCTCGTGGTGACGACGGCGGCGCTCGGCTCCATTAACGCCTGCGTGCTCACGGTAGAATATGCCCGTAGCCGCGGCCTAGACATTCGTGGGCTCATCGTAAACCGCTACGGCTCTAGCGGAAACCTGGAAATGGAAGACGATAACATCCGCATGATGCAAGACCTGACGGACCTTGAAATCCTTGTGAAAATCAAAGACGGCGACACTGACCTAGGCGTTCAACCGTTTTAA
- a CDS encoding GNAT family N-acetyltransferase, with product MLKIEAYNEKYINEAIAIWNDIVEDGIAFPQKEPLDAQTGDAFFKSQSFTGIAIDTDSGEVVGLYILHPNNVGRCGHISNASYAVKKNKRGQHIGEFLVKDCLAKAKEIGFRILQFNAVVATNTSALKLYKKLGFTQLGVIPKGFLLKDGNYEDIIPHYIEL from the coding sequence ATGCTCAAAATCGAAGCCTACAACGAAAAGTATATCAACGAAGCCATTGCAATCTGGAACGACATCGTCGAAGACGGCATCGCATTCCCGCAAAAGGAACCACTTGACGCGCAAACGGGAGACGCCTTTTTCAAGTCGCAGTCGTTTACGGGTATCGCCATCGACACAGACTCCGGCGAAGTGGTCGGACTGTACATTCTTCACCCAAACAACGTGGGACGTTGCGGACACATTTCAAATGCGAGTTACGCCGTCAAGAAGAACAAGCGCGGCCAGCACATCGGCGAATTTCTCGTGAAGGATTGCCTCGCCAAGGCAAAGGAAATCGGCTTCAGGATTTTGCAATTCAACGCCGTCGTCGCGACGAACACCTCGGCGCTCAAACTCTACAAAAAGCTCGGATTTACCCAGCTCGGCGTAATTCCCAAGGGATTCCTGCTCAAGGACGGGAACTACGAGGACATTATCCCGCACTATATCGAACTTTAA
- a CDS encoding LysR family transcriptional regulator, which translates to MELRTLKYFLAVAEQESFSQAANNVLFVTQPTLSRQMQELEEEIGAQLFVRSNKKTTLTEEGLRFKKRAQEIMELVKHTQKEFAESSKEEISGDVYIGGGETKAFSIIAAACKRMQKEHPKICLHITSGNAQDVTEKLDQGLLDFGLLVEPVDKSKYEFVELPARDTWGLLVRKDHPLAKKGFVTVHDLENIPLLASRQTMAMREFSGQLGRDVNSLNIIATYNLIYNASVFVEQGLGAAFSLEGLVNTGGKSKLAFVPFTPLRTSGLVVIWKRNPVFSKPAAQFLKSLKAELEK; encoded by the coding sequence ATGGAACTACGGACTCTTAAATACTTTTTGGCGGTGGCCGAGCAGGAAAGCTTTTCGCAGGCGGCGAACAATGTGCTGTTTGTGACGCAGCCGACGCTTTCGCGCCAGATGCAGGAACTCGAGGAAGAAATCGGGGCGCAGCTCTTTGTGCGCAGTAACAAGAAGACGACGCTGACCGAAGAGGGCTTGCGTTTCAAGAAGCGTGCGCAAGAAATCATGGAGCTCGTGAAGCATACCCAGAAGGAATTTGCCGAATCGAGTAAGGAAGAAATCTCGGGCGATGTGTATATCGGCGGCGGCGAAACGAAGGCGTTCAGCATCATTGCGGCGGCTTGCAAGCGCATGCAAAAGGAGCATCCTAAAATTTGCCTGCACATCACCAGCGGCAACGCCCAGGATGTGACCGAGAAGCTGGACCAGGGGCTCTTGGACTTCGGACTTTTGGTGGAGCCTGTTGACAAGTCGAAATACGAATTCGTGGAACTCCCTGCAAGAGACACGTGGGGGCTGCTTGTCCGTAAAGATCATCCGCTTGCGAAAAAAGGCTTTGTGACGGTACACGATTTGGAAAATATTCCGCTACTGGCCTCGCGACAGACTATGGCGATGCGGGAGTTCTCTGGTCAACTTGGGCGAGATGTCAATTCGCTTAATATCATTGCAACATACAATCTGATTTATAACGCATCTGTTTTTGTGGAACAGGGACTTGGAGCAGCTTTCTCGCTGGAAGGCCTCGTGAATACGGGCGGCAAGAGCAAACTCGCTTTCGTGCCGTTCACGCCATTGCGCACTAGTGGTCTCGTGGTCATATGGAAAAGGAATCCCGTATTCAGCAAGCCCGCCGCGCAGTTCCTCAAGTCCTTGAAAGCGGAATTGGAGAAATAA
- a CDS encoding flavodoxin family protein, whose amino-acid sequence MKNVLVISSSLRTKSNSEAMAQEFAKGAAEAGNKVEVISLRGKKIAFCTGCLACQKKGKCVINDDANAIATKMKKAEVIVFATPIYYYEMSGQLKTMLDRANSLYVSDYKFREIYLLTSAADTDKKAMNIAKRGISGWIACFDGVKFKGGICATGAENPGDVKERTTLLKKVYAMGSKV is encoded by the coding sequence ATGAAAAACGTTCTAGTGATTTCGAGCAGTTTGCGTACCAAGAGCAATTCCGAGGCCATGGCACAGGAATTTGCGAAGGGTGCCGCCGAGGCGGGCAACAAGGTGGAAGTCATTTCGCTGCGGGGCAAGAAGATTGCTTTCTGCACGGGTTGCCTTGCCTGCCAGAAGAAGGGCAAGTGCGTCATCAATGACGATGCAAACGCTATCGCTACGAAGATGAAGAAGGCCGAAGTCATTGTGTTCGCGACGCCGATTTACTATTACGAAATGAGCGGTCAGCTCAAGACGATGCTCGATCGCGCAAATTCCCTTTATGTAAGTGATTACAAGTTCCGCGAGATTTACCTGCTTACATCCGCTGCCGATACTGACAAGAAGGCGATGAACATCGCGAAGCGCGGCATCAGCGGTTGGATAGCCTGTTTTGACGGCGTGAAGTTCAAGGGCGGTATCTGCGCTACCGGTGCCGAGAATCCCGGCGATGTCAAGGAACGCACTACACTTTTGAAGAAAGTGTACGCAATGGGAAGTAAAGTTTAG
- a CDS encoding cyclophilin-like fold protein — translation MKYLLTIIVLLFAACSSDAASSPTQADSKTTSAQVEKIPATTETSMKLKIRVNDTTFTATLTENSSAQAFAEFLTQGDLTLDMHDYGNFEKVADLPQSFPRNDTQIDTDAGDIILYQGKSITIYYDKNFWNFTRLGKIDNVNKTRLKQILGDGNATVTFSIK, via the coding sequence ATGAAATACCTGTTGACCATAATTGTCCTTCTGTTTGCGGCCTGTTCCAGCGATGCAGCGTCTAGCCCGACACAAGCCGATTCGAAAACTACATCTGCGCAAGTGGAAAAAATTCCAGCAACAACGGAAACCTCGATGAAACTCAAAATTCGCGTGAACGACACGACTTTTACCGCGACGCTTACAGAAAATTCTTCGGCGCAGGCGTTCGCAGAATTCCTTACGCAGGGCGACTTGACGCTTGATATGCATGATTACGGCAACTTTGAGAAGGTGGCGGATTTACCGCAAAGTTTCCCGCGCAACGATACGCAAATCGACACCGATGCCGGCGACATTATCTTGTATCAAGGGAAATCCATAACCATATATTACGACAAGAATTTCTGGAACTTTACACGGCTTGGTAAAATTGACAACGTAAACAAGACTCGCTTAAAGCAGATTCTTGGTGACGGCAATGCAACTGTAACTTTTTCAATAAAATAA